The Emcibacteraceae bacterium genome contains a region encoding:
- a CDS encoding Lrp/AsnC family transcriptional regulator, translating to MDDKDKQLLNLLSENSRASTTTLARLLGLSRSTVQDRIRRLEDRGIIAGYTIRLNEAYSQRLISAQVMMTFQPKYATAIVQALKKMPGVVSIYTVSGIYDLIATVRAQTTEELDATIDNIGILTGMEKTTTSIILSRKYEV from the coding sequence ATGGACGATAAAGACAAACAATTGCTTAATCTGCTCAGTGAAAACAGTCGGGCATCAACAACGACATTGGCCCGTCTTCTTGGTCTCTCCAGAAGCACAGTTCAGGATAGGATCAGACGACTTGAAGATCGCGGTATAATTGCAGGATATACGATCCGTCTTAATGAGGCTTACAGCCAGCGGCTGATTTCTGCTCAGGTGATGATGACCTTTCAGCCAAAATATGCAACCGCCATAGTTCAGGCACTGAAAAAAATGCCCGGGGTCGTATCCATCTATACTGTCAGCGGTATTTATGATCTTATTGCCACGGTTCGGGCACAGACCACCGAAGAGCTTGATGCAACTATTGATAATATTGGCATTCTTACCGGTATGGAAAAAACCACTACCTCGATCATCCTGTCCCGGAAATATGAGGTTTAA
- a CDS encoding saccharopine dehydrogenase C-terminal domain-containing protein — MKKILLMGAGKIGEMITEMLAGSGDYHVTVADINDAALAKMPAYDNVRTIHLDVKDQSALDKEMAGKFAVLSAAPYQITKFIAEAAVRNNVHYFDLTEDVACTRIVKELAKKADVALIPQCGLAPGYISIVAYDIAKKFERLQNVHLRVGALPKIPSNALKYNLTWSTDGLINEYCQPCEAVINGRLVETPPLEELENFSIDGIDYEAFNTSGGLGTLCETLEGKVQNLNYRTARYPGHRDILKLLLQDLRLNERQDVIKDIFEYALPFTYQDVVLIYVTVTGDVDGRFVQDSYAHKVYNQEIGGKMWSAIQVTTSAGICAMVDLLAQGKLPNKGFVKQEDVDFNDFITNRFGKYYA; from the coding sequence ATGAAAAAAATACTTCTTATGGGCGCTGGTAAAATAGGTGAAATGATTACTGAAATGCTGGCCGGTAGTGGTGATTATCATGTCACTGTCGCGGATATCAATGATGCGGCCCTTGCTAAAATGCCAGCATATGACAATGTCAGAACCATTCATCTTGATGTAAAGGATCAATCGGCTCTGGATAAGGAAATGGCCGGAAAATTTGCTGTCCTTTCAGCGGCCCCTTATCAGATAACCAAATTTATCGCAGAAGCCGCGGTGAGAAACAACGTTCATTATTTTGATCTGACGGAAGATGTTGCCTGCACGCGCATCGTAAAGGAACTGGCAAAAAAAGCGGATGTTGCCCTTATCCCGCAGTGTGGTCTGGCACCCGGGTATATTTCAATTGTTGCTTATGACATTGCCAAAAAATTTGAACGCTTACAAAACGTTCATCTTCGTGTTGGTGCACTTCCAAAAATTCCGTCAAATGCTCTAAAATATAATCTGACCTGGTCGACTGATGGGCTTATTAATGAATATTGTCAGCCATGTGAAGCGGTGATAAATGGACGTCTGGTTGAAACACCGCCGCTTGAAGAGTTGGAAAATTTCTCAATAGATGGTATTGACTATGAAGCCTTCAATACATCCGGTGGCCTAGGCACTCTCTGTGAAACGCTGGAAGGAAAGGTCCAAAACCTGAACTACCGGACAGCCCGCTATCCGGGGCACCGTGATATTCTTAAACTCCTCCTGCAGGATCTCCGACTTAATGAACGGCAGGATGTGATAAAGGATATTTTTGAATATGCACTGCCTTTTACCTATCAGGATGTTGTTCTTATTTATGTGACTGTGACCGGAGATGTGGATGGCCGTTTCGTTCAGGACTCATATGCGCATAAAGTTTATAATCAGGAAATTGGCGGAAAAATGTGGTCTGCTATTCAGGTGACAACTTCTGCAGGGATATGCGCTATGGTTGATCTTCTGGCGCAGGGAAAATTGCCAAACAAAGGATTTGTCAAACAGGAAGATGTTGATTTCAATGACTTCATAACCAACCGTTTCGGAAAATATTACGCTTAA
- a CDS encoding sodium-dependent transporter, whose product MTHVTQEKWSSGMAFLLAAIGSAVGLGNIYRFPYVVGQNGGGAFVLLYLGVVLFFGIPLIMTELTIGRRKQLPPIAAYGALAEGMKSRPFWKFIGFTNIMTPIGILGFYFVIAGWTLNYVYSMITGQLSNLVDGQTQTVFADMMNSPGTLIFWMTLAVLITAFIISRGIKAGLEKAVNVLMPMLFLILVLLVIYSLFNGGVVETFKFMFYPDFSKITGETVLEATGQAFFSLSLGSATMMVYGSYLPKNESIPKLACGVAFADTFVALVAGFAVFPIIFTNGLDLDSGPNLVFVTLPVIFDQMPFGQIFGILFFMLLAFAAITSTISLFEPTVSTLEEKGICSRPVASLFAGIGLWCLAGLSALSMNVLSEVRLLTFTETVAGKNIMDLLEYMSANAMMLFNTLFAGIFIGWMMNRKDVLEEIGLGDSLLFKFWRSIIRFVVPVVVGYLIYAFFSGKLSS is encoded by the coding sequence GTGACACATGTAACACAGGAAAAATGGTCGTCAGGAATGGCATTCCTTCTTGCGGCGATCGGAAGTGCCGTTGGCCTTGGTAATATTTACCGCTTCCCTTATGTGGTTGGTCAGAATGGTGGTGGTGCCTTTGTCCTGCTTTATCTTGGTGTCGTGTTGTTTTTTGGCATTCCGCTTATTATGACAGAACTGACCATTGGACGGCGTAAGCAGTTACCACCGATAGCTGCGTATGGTGCCCTTGCAGAAGGAATGAAAAGCAGGCCATTCTGGAAATTTATTGGCTTTACCAATATTATGACACCGATCGGAATTCTCGGGTTTTATTTTGTAATTGCCGGCTGGACCCTGAATTATGTTTACAGCATGATAACCGGGCAGCTGAGCAATCTTGTTGACGGGCAAACACAGACCGTTTTTGCAGACATGATGAATAGCCCGGGAACCCTTATTTTCTGGATGACACTTGCCGTACTTATTACGGCATTTATTATTTCACGTGGCATTAAGGCAGGGCTTGAAAAAGCAGTTAATGTATTAATGCCGATGCTTTTTCTTATCCTGGTTTTACTGGTCATTTATTCGCTTTTTAACGGTGGTGTTGTAGAAACCTTTAAATTTATGTTCTACCCCGATTTTTCAAAAATAACCGGTGAAACTGTGCTTGAAGCCACGGGTCAGGCTTTCTTTTCACTTTCTTTGGGTAGCGCGACAATGATGGTATATGGATCCTACCTTCCAAAAAACGAATCTATTCCTAAGCTTGCCTGCGGTGTTGCATTTGCGGATACGTTTGTTGCCCTGGTTGCCGGATTTGCCGTTTTTCCAATTATCTTTACCAACGGACTTGATCTGGATTCCGGTCCTAACCTTGTGTTTGTAACGCTGCCGGTGATTTTCGATCAGATGCCGTTTGGGCAGATTTTTGGTATTCTTTTCTTTATGCTTCTGGCTTTTGCCGCCATTACATCGACTATTTCATTGTTTGAACCAACGGTTTCCACGCTTGAGGAAAAAGGGATCTGCTCCCGCCCTGTGGCTTCACTGTTTGCCGGAATAGGTCTCTGGTGTCTGGCCGGACTGTCGGCCCTTTCCATGAACGTACTTTCTGAAGTCCGCTTACTTACCTTTACCGAGACGGTTGCAGGCAAGAATATTATGGATCTTCTGGAATATATGTCGGCCAATGCCATGATGCTGTTTAATACCCTTTTTGCCGGAATATTTATAGGATGGATGATGAACAGGAAAGATGTACTCGAAGAAATCGGACTGGGCGACAGCCTGCTTTTTAAATTCTGGCGATCCATTATCCGGTTTGTTGTGCCGGTTGTCGTCGGCTATCTGATTTATGCATTCTTTTCCGGTAAGTTGAGCAGCTAG
- the hutI gene encoding imidazolonepropionase, whose translation MSHTIWTDVNLLTMSETGMSYGLITDAALVEKDGIINWVGNKVDMPAHYDGEIIECSGAYMTPGLIDCHTHLIYGGNRIDEFEKRLNGATYEEIAKAGGGILSTVMATRAATEDELVSNALKRLRHLEKDGVTTIEVKSGYGLDVENELKMLRAAKKLDEISHADVVATFLGAHAMPPEYSDNRDGYIDLIIKDMLPKVAEEKLAIAVDGFLENIGFTYSEMDRIFGAAKKHGFNLKLHAEQLSDLSGAGLAASYNALSADHLEYLSESSMDLMQKSGTVAVLLPGAYYTLRDTKLPPVNSMRKRNIPMAVATDSNPGSSPVLSLKLMINMASTIFGLTPEEALAGVTRNAAKALGLCDRGQLKEGLKADMVLWDISQPAELAYQVGGSPVLSVIKNGNVVYHNI comes from the coding sequence ATGAGCCATACAATCTGGACCGATGTAAATCTGCTGACTATGAGCGAAACGGGAATGTCTTATGGTTTAATTACTGATGCTGCTTTGGTTGAAAAGGACGGGATTATAAACTGGGTTGGCAATAAAGTTGATATGCCGGCACATTACGATGGTGAAATAATAGAATGCTCAGGCGCTTATATGACACCCGGCTTAATTGATTGCCATACCCATCTTATCTATGGCGGCAACCGGATAGATGAATTTGAAAAGCGGTTAAATGGTGCTACTTATGAAGAAATAGCAAAAGCCGGTGGTGGCATTCTATCGACGGTCATGGCAACACGTGCAGCAACAGAGGATGAGTTGGTATCAAATGCATTAAAACGTCTGCGGCATCTTGAAAAGGATGGTGTCACAACAATTGAAGTCAAATCAGGATACGGACTGGATGTTGAAAATGAACTTAAAATGCTCCGGGCAGCAAAAAAACTGGATGAAATTAGCCATGCTGATGTCGTTGCCACCTTTCTTGGCGCACATGCCATGCCGCCTGAATATAGTGATAACCGAGACGGTTATATTGATCTAATCATCAAAGACATGCTGCCAAAAGTGGCCGAAGAAAAGCTGGCAATTGCCGTTGACGGCTTTCTGGAAAATATCGGTTTTACATATTCTGAAATGGACCGGATATTTGGTGCTGCAAAAAAACATGGTTTTAATTTAAAACTTCATGCGGAGCAGCTATCAGACCTTTCCGGTGCCGGCCTGGCGGCTAGCTATAATGCCCTTTCCGCTGATCATCTTGAATATTTAAGTGAAAGCAGTATGGATTTGATGCAAAAATCCGGCACCGTTGCCGTGCTACTGCCCGGTGCATATTATACATTAAGGGATACAAAACTGCCGCCGGTAAATTCAATGCGCAAACGCAATATCCCTATGGCTGTTGCCACCGACAGCAACCCCGGTTCATCCCCTGTTCTTTCATTAAAACTCATGATCAATATGGCATCAACTATTTTTGGGCTTACCCCGGAAGAGGCCCTGGCCGGCGTGACAAGAAACGCGGCCAAAGCCTTGGGACTTTGTGATCGTGGTCAGCTAAAAGAAGGGCTTAAAGCTGATATGGTGCTCTGGGATATCAGTCAACCGGCCGAGCTCGCCTATCAGGTTGGTGGTTCTCCCGTTTTATCGGTCATAAAAAACGGCAATGTGGTTTATCACAATATTTGA
- a CDS encoding formimidoylglutamate deiminase, with protein sequence MKRIIFNKALLPSGWVRNVALDIDERGMISNIISGYSGEGECYAGYAMPGQNNIHSHAFQRAMAGLAEYTSSTSDSFWTWRDIMYRFAAQISPADLEVIASQLYLEMLKAGYVSVCEFHYLHHSGEGNLAMSNAILKAAKNAGIALTHLPVLYMTSGFGGKPLTESQLRFGHDVESYLDLMSTLQKLLENEPDQKLGMAFHSLRAVPEEALKECLLKLTVSGPIHIHIAEQMREVNDCLSWSGQRPIEWLYDHVEVNENWCLVHATHLNDNEITMIARSGAVAGLCPATEANLGDGLFPLKKYLDQNGRIAIGSDSHISVSISEELRWLEYGQRLQHNRRNIAADEEESHTGSNLYQKCLAGGAVASGFDNGIIAVGNRADLIVLDEYSPILIGSPDKAIIDRFIFNGNQNPVRHVMVAGKWVVRDYKHAREDEIFHEFAATMGRLKKILD encoded by the coding sequence ATGAAAAGAATTATATTCAATAAGGCATTATTACCCTCCGGATGGGTCCGAAATGTAGCTCTGGACATTGATGAAAGGGGAATGATTTCAAACATTATCTCCGGCTACAGCGGGGAAGGAGAGTGCTATGCTGGTTATGCTATGCCGGGCCAGAATAATATTCATAGTCATGCTTTTCAGCGGGCAATGGCGGGTCTTGCCGAATATACGTCTTCAACAAGTGACAGCTTCTGGACCTGGCGCGATATTATGTACCGTTTTGCCGCGCAGATTTCACCGGCAGATCTTGAGGTTATTGCCTCTCAGCTTTATCTGGAAATGTTGAAAGCGGGATATGTCAGTGTTTGTGAATTTCATTATCTGCATCATAGTGGGGAGGGTAACCTTGCTATGTCCAATGCTATATTGAAAGCAGCTAAGAATGCAGGAATTGCCCTTACGCATTTGCCTGTTTTATATATGACTTCCGGCTTTGGTGGAAAACCATTGACGGAAAGCCAATTAAGATTTGGACATGACGTGGAAAGTTATCTGGATTTGATGTCCACACTTCAAAAACTTTTGGAAAATGAACCTGACCAAAAACTTGGTATGGCATTTCATTCACTTAGAGCGGTCCCTGAAGAAGCCTTAAAAGAATGTTTGTTAAAATTAACAGTCTCAGGTCCAATCCATATTCATATTGCTGAACAAATGAGGGAAGTTAACGACTGTCTTTCCTGGTCAGGTCAACGGCCGATTGAATGGCTTTATGATCATGTGGAAGTTAATGAAAACTGGTGTCTGGTCCATGCGACACATTTGAACGATAATGAAATTACCATGATCGCAAGGTCAGGGGCCGTTGCCGGACTATGCCCGGCGACAGAAGCAAATCTGGGTGACGGATTATTCCCTTTAAAAAAATATCTTGATCAAAATGGCCGGATCGCTATTGGCTCGGACAGTCATATATCTGTCAGTATCAGCGAAGAGCTGCGCTGGCTAGAATATGGTCAAAGGCTTCAACATAACAGGCGTAATATCGCTGCGGATGAAGAAGAAAGCCATACAGGCTCAAACCTTTATCAAAAATGTCTGGCGGGCGGAGCTGTGGCCAGCGGGTTTGATAATGGGATCATCGCTGTTGGTAACCGGGCTGACCTGATTGTCCTTGATGAATACTCTCCCATACTTATTGGATCACCCGACAAAGCAATTATTGACCGCTTTATATTTAATGGTAATCAAAACCCGGTAAGGCACGTCATGGTGGCCGGAAAATGGGTGGTCAGGGATTATAAGCATGCTCGGGAAGATGAAATTTTCCATGAATTTGCTGCCACTATGGGCAGGTTGAAGAAAATACTTGACTAG
- the hutC gene encoding histidine utilization repressor: protein MTVDLQSEPLYRKIKKHILDRIDSGEWVASMRVPSENELVKEFSVSRMTTNRALRELTDEGYLIRIAGVGTFVAELRAKSNPLEIHNIADEIRARHHKYSAEVLALEPVKANEKIASFMNVEVGQTLTHSMIVHKEQGIPIQLEDRLVNEDIVPGYGQQDFSENTPYEYLIKMAPLQKVEHVVKAIIATPSIKSLLDMSDEEACLLIERRTWTKGRVASTAKLYHPGSRYELSGLFKPE, encoded by the coding sequence ATGACTGTGGATTTGCAATCGGAACCCTTATACCGGAAAATTAAAAAACATATTCTCGATCGCATTGATAGCGGTGAATGGGTCGCATCCATGCGTGTGCCTTCGGAAAATGAACTGGTTAAGGAATTTTCAGTATCCAGAATGACAACCAACCGTGCGCTTAGGGAACTGACCGACGAAGGATACCTGATCCGCATCGCTGGTGTTGGTACGTTTGTTGCCGAGCTTAGGGCAAAAAGCAATCCACTGGAAATCCATAATATTGCTGATGAAATACGTGCCCGTCATCATAAATACAGTGCTGAGGTTCTCGCACTGGAACCCGTAAAGGCAAATGAAAAAATAGCCTCTTTCATGAATGTAGAGGTTGGTCAAACGCTTACCCATTCGATGATTGTACATAAGGAACAGGGTATCCCAATCCAGCTGGAAGATCGGCTGGTCAATGAAGACATTGTGCCAGGGTATGGCCAGCAGGATTTCAGCGAAAATACACCATATGAATATCTGATTAAAATGGCGCCACTGCAAAAGGTTGAGCATGTTGTAAAAGCAATCATTGCCACGCCGTCAATTAAATCACTACTTGATATGTCGGACGAGGAAGCCTGCTTGCTGATTGAACGGCGAACATGGACCAAAGGCCGCGTTGCCTCCACCGCTAAATTATATCACCCGGGTTCAAGATACGAACTGTCGGGCTTATTTAAACCGGAATAA
- the hutU gene encoding urocanate hydratase has translation MQKLNSNNRIIKAPTGPELNTKCWATEAPLRMLMNNLDPEVAEKPEELVVYGGIGRAARNWQCFDKIVESLRRLENDETLLVQSGKPVGIFRTHENAPRVLIANSNLVPHWATWDHFNELDKKGLMMYGQMTAGSWIYIGSQGIVQGTYETFVEMGRQHYGGNLKGKWILTGGLGGMGGAQPLAATMAGASMLAIECRSDRIDFRIRTGYLDRRAETLDQAMTIINEATASGKAVSVGLLGNAAEIIPEMISRGIRPDAVTDQTSAHDPVNGYLPIGWTVDEWEEKIETAPKEVEAAAIKSMSVHVKAMLDYQKMGIPTFDYGNNIRQVAFDDGVKNAFDFPGFVPAYVRPLFCRGIGPFRWAALSGDSEDIYKTDQKVKELVPDNPHLHNWLDMARERIKFQGLPARICWVGLGDRHRLGLAFNEMVKNGELKAPVVIGRDHLDSGSVASPNRETESMLDGSDAVSDWPLLNALLNTASGATWVSLHHGGGVGMGFSQHSGVVILCDGTDEAAARIGRVLWNDPATGVMRHADAGYDIARKCARDQGLNLPMLED, from the coding sequence ATGCAAAAACTTAATAGCAATAACAGAATAATCAAGGCCCCGACGGGACCAGAGCTGAATACAAAATGCTGGGCAACGGAAGCACCGCTAAGGATGTTGATGAATAACCTTGACCCTGAGGTGGCAGAAAAGCCTGAGGAACTCGTGGTTTATGGCGGCATTGGCCGCGCCGCCAGAAACTGGCAATGTTTTGATAAAATTGTTGAAAGCCTTAGAAGATTAGAAAATGATGAAACCCTGTTGGTACAATCCGGAAAGCCGGTTGGTATTTTCAGAACCCATGAAAATGCGCCGAGGGTACTGATCGCCAACTCAAATCTGGTGCCTCATTGGGCGACTTGGGACCATTTTAATGAGCTCGATAAAAAAGGTCTGATGATGTACGGGCAGATGACAGCCGGAAGCTGGATCTATATCGGCAGTCAGGGCATTGTTCAGGGTACCTACGAGACTTTTGTTGAAATGGGCCGTCAGCATTATGGCGGAAACCTTAAGGGAAAATGGATTTTAACTGGTGGTCTTGGCGGCATGGGCGGTGCTCAGCCGCTTGCTGCCACCATGGCTGGGGCATCTATGCTCGCTATTGAATGCCGCAGTGACCGGATCGATTTTCGTATTCGAACAGGTTATCTGGATCGGCGTGCTGAAACCCTTGATCAGGCAATGACTATAATCAATGAGGCAACAGCTTCAGGGAAAGCCGTTTCCGTTGGCCTGCTTGGCAATGCGGCGGAAATAATCCCGGAAATGATCAGCCGTGGTATACGCCCTGATGCGGTAACCGATCAGACATCGGCCCATGACCCGGTCAATGGCTATTTACCGATCGGCTGGACGGTTGACGAATGGGAAGAAAAAATTGAAACTGCCCCGAAAGAGGTGGAGGCAGCGGCGATTAAATCAATGTCCGTCCATGTGAAAGCCATGCTGGACTATCAGAAAATGGGCATTCCGACATTTGATTACGGCAACAACATCCGCCAGGTGGCCTTTGATGACGGGGTTAAAAATGCCTTCGATTTTCCGGGATTTGTGCCGGCCTATGTGCGGCCATTATTTTGCCGCGGTATCGGGCCATTTCGCTGGGCAGCGTTAAGTGGGGATTCTGAGGATATTTATAAAACCGATCAGAAGGTTAAAGAACTGGTTCCGGATAACCCGCATCTTCATAACTGGCTGGACATGGCCCGTGAACGTATAAAGTTTCAGGGACTCCCGGCCCGTATCTGTTGGGTTGGATTGGGTGATCGCCACCGTCTTGGTCTTGCCTTCAATGAAATGGTGAAAAACGGTGAACTTAAAGCACCGGTCGTTATTGGTCGCGATCATCTGGATTCAGGCTCGGTGGCAAGTCCCAACCGTGAAACAGAAAGCATGCTGGACGGTTCGGACGCCGTATCCGACTGGCCACTGCTTAATGCTCTTCTTAATACGGCAAGCGGGGCAACATGGGTGTCGCTTCATCATGGTGGTGGCGTAGGCATGGGCTTTTCTCAGCACAGCGGCGTTGTCATTCTCTGTGATGGCACCGATGAAGCGGCGGCGCGTATCGGCCGTGTTCTCTGGAACGATCCGGCAACTGGTGTCATGCGCCATGCAGACGCCGGTTATGACATCGCTAGGAAATGTGCTCGCGATCAGGGCCTTAATTTGCCAATGTTGGAGGATTAA
- the hutH gene encoding histidine ammonia-lyase: protein MLLKINPGQMTLADLRDVYRHDIKITLADYAWTDISASRDVVDDIIARGKTVYGINTGFGLLAQTSIPADQLTLLQSNLVLSHSTGVGRPLDDDVVRLIYVLKVSSLAQGHSGIRVSTMEAIIDFINSGIIAEIPEKGSVGASGDLAPLAHMTSAMMGEGFARLNGERMKASEALKKANLKPVSLESKEGLAFLNGTQVSTALALKGLFKTEDIFASAIVAGSMSIDALMGSVAPFDARIHKARGQPGQITVAPIYLDLMKGSEINFAHHDCKKVQDPYSLRCQPQVMGAVLDLINNAANTILIEANAVTDNPLIFTDNGDVISGGNFHAEPVAFAADMLAMALCEIASISERRISIMVDPKMSDLPPFLVENSGVNSGFMIAQVSAAALVSENKTKAHPSSIDSIPTSANQEDHVSMATYGARRLDDMAFNSATVIAIELLAATQGIDFRAPYKTSVPLSNYQKHIRDYIPHYTVDRYFAPDIERATGMVLAGDFSDHVMKILPSGSI from the coding sequence ATGTTACTCAAAATAAATCCCGGTCAAATGACCCTGGCAGACCTTCGGGATGTTTATAGACATGATATTAAAATCACACTGGCGGATTATGCCTGGACAGATATCAGCGCTTCAAGAGACGTTGTTGATGATATTATAGCCCGTGGAAAAACGGTTTATGGTATCAATACCGGCTTTGGTCTGTTGGCACAGACATCAATACCGGCTGATCAGCTAACTTTATTGCAATCCAATTTGGTTCTTTCCCATAGCACAGGGGTGGGTAGGCCTCTTGATGATGATGTGGTTCGGTTAATATATGTCCTGAAAGTTTCAAGTCTGGCACAGGGGCATTCCGGTATTCGTGTTTCCACAATGGAAGCTATTATAGATTTTATCAATTCAGGCATTATCGCTGAAATTCCTGAAAAAGGATCGGTTGGCGCGTCAGGCGATCTTGCGCCGCTCGCCCATATGACGTCGGCAATGATGGGGGAAGGATTTGCGCGTTTGAACGGGGAAAGGATGAAAGCAAGTGAAGCTCTTAAGAAAGCAAATCTTAAGCCGGTAAGCCTAGAATCAAAAGAGGGGCTTGCCTTCTTAAATGGAACTCAGGTTTCCACTGCCCTAGCTTTAAAAGGACTTTTTAAAACAGAGGATATTTTTGCTTCTGCCATTGTGGCAGGTTCAATGAGCATTGATGCCCTGATGGGCAGTGTTGCACCATTTGATGCCCGCATTCATAAAGCCCGCGGGCAGCCCGGGCAGATCACTGTGGCGCCCATTTATCTTGACCTGATGAAGGGCAGTGAAATTAATTTTGCCCATCATGACTGTAAAAAAGTACAGGATCCATATTCATTAAGATGCCAACCGCAGGTCATGGGGGCCGTACTTGATCTTATCAATAATGCCGCCAATACCATTCTTATTGAAGCCAATGCCGTCACAGATAATCCGCTGATATTTACTGATAATGGTGATGTGATTTCCGGCGGCAATTTCCATGCGGAACCCGTGGCCTTTGCAGCGGATATGCTGGCCATGGCTCTTTGTGAGATTGCATCAATTTCAGAACGGCGAATTTCAATTATGGTCGATCCGAAAATGAGCGATCTTCCCCCGTTTCTGGTGGAAAACAGCGGAGTTAATTCCGGATTTATGATTGCACAGGTCTCGGCCGCAGCACTGGTATCTGAAAATAAAACCAAAGCCCATCCTTCGAGCATTGACAGCATTCCGACCTCTGCCAATCAGGAGGACCACGTCAGTATGGCAACGTATGGGGCGCGCAGACTTGATGATATGGCCTTTAACAGCGCAACAGTTATCGCAATTGAACTGCTTGCAGCGACGCAGGGTATTGATTTTCGCGCTCCCTATAAAACTTCAGTACCACTTTCAAATTATCAAAAGCATATCAGGGACTATATTCCGCATTATACAGTGGACCGTTATTTTGCGCCGGATATTGAACGGGCAACGGGCATGGTTCTGGCGGGTGATTTTTCTGACCATGTGATGAAAATTTTGCCAAGCGGGAGCATCTGA
- the hutG gene encoding N-formylglutamate deformylase — translation MSKFHFHQGSGPLLVSMPHVGLEIPDKLKKDMTEDALSLVDTDWHIDRLYNFLAEMDVSVIAAKYSRYVVDLNRSTDGKSLYPGQKVTGLCPLETFDEKPLYKKGKSPDKNQRVESYWQPYHDKIRNELGRIKEKHGRAMLWDAHSIKSRVPMLFDGRLPDLNLGTGNGISADHLLVEKLDRIISQSPYSSALNGRFKGGYITRHYGDPKKNIHAVQLEISQVAYMDEEPFARFNEEKANKLRPVLIRLIETMIE, via the coding sequence ATGAGCAAATTTCATTTTCATCAGGGAAGTGGCCCGCTTCTGGTCAGCATGCCCCATGTCGGTCTTGAAATTCCGGATAAACTTAAAAAGGATATGACAGAAGATGCATTATCTCTTGTCGATACGGACTGGCATATCGACAGACTTTATAATTTTTTAGCCGAAATGGATGTGTCTGTAATTGCCGCAAAATACAGCCGTTATGTTGTTGATCTTAATCGCAGCACTGATGGCAAAAGTCTTTATCCCGGGCAAAAAGTTACCGGCCTTTGCCCGCTGGAAACATTTGATGAAAAACCGCTTTATAAAAAGGGCAAATCGCCTGATAAAAATCAGAGGGTTGAAAGCTACTGGCAGCCTTATCATGATAAAATCCGTAATGAGCTAGGCAGAATTAAGGAAAAGCACGGGCGGGCCATGCTTTGGGATGCTCATTCAATCAAAAGCCGCGTTCCCATGCTTTTTGACGGGCGCCTGCCGGACCTGAATCTTGGGACAGGAAACGGCATTTCCGCCGATCATCTTCTTGTTGAAAAGTTGGATAGGATCATAAGCCAGTCTCCCTATAGCTCTGCCCTGAACGGCCGCTTTAAGGGGGGGTATATTACGAGACATTATGGTGACCCTAAAAAGAATATCCATGCCGTACAGCTTGAAATTTCGCAAGTCGCCTATATGGATGAAGAACCCTTTGCCCGATTTAATGAAGAAAAAGCCAATAAACTCCGTCCGGTTTTAATCAGACTGATTGAAACAATGATTGAATAA
- a CDS encoding Lrp/AsnC ligand binding domain-containing protein: MQNIFVQVKCELGKVYDVAEALVDNIEEAEDVYSISGAFDLMVKFHLDEEVDIGRFVNEKVQTIPGIKDTFTIMTFKAFK, translated from the coding sequence ATGCAGAATATATTCGTACAGGTTAAATGTGAGTTGGGCAAAGTATATGACGTTGCAGAAGCCCTTGTTGATAATATCGAAGAAGCGGAGGATGTATATTCAATTTCCGGTGCCTTTGATCTTATGGTCAAATTTCATCTGGATGAAGAGGTGGATATTGGCCGTTTTGTCAATGAGAAGGTTCAAACCATTCCGGGGATAAAAGATACCTTCACCATAATGACCTTTAAAGCCTTTAAATAA